The Primulina tabacum isolate GXHZ01 chromosome 1, ASM2559414v2, whole genome shotgun sequence genome contains the following window.
aatatggaataaatttctaattttaaaaaaatatggaatAAATTTAATAAGACTTAGCATTTCTTTTTCCAATAGCACCAAAATACAAAAATGTATTCTCAATTTTCTGTTgaaccaaatcacaaacagAGCACCGGCGGAATGCGGTGCCCCCAGTCAGTCCAGCTGCCGGCCCGCTGCCTCCGCCACAAACGGCAAATATGGAGTTTTCCCGATAATGCTGGACACCAGCCCATATAAGAAACAGCACGTGACGAACACGAAGAGCCCGCTGTGGGCCCACGCGGTCACTTTCAGTGCGATGCCGCTCCTCCCAGGAGAAAATATCCTCTGTAGGAGCACCGGCACGGCAAGCATCACATCCAGAACCAGCGCCTGCAGCGCGTTGAACCGGGCGTACCGGCTCAGATTAGGGTTCCTGACGACGCCAAGGTAGAGGCCGAAGAAGGTGACGAAGCTGGCGTAAGGGACGGAATGGTAGAGGGAGAGGAGAGGGATGAGGGGCTCCATGGGAACGGCGAGGAAGGGGTATTTGCTGAAGAGGAAGCGTCCGTACTGGAGGCCGTTGAAGAAGGGGAGGAAGTATGAGGCGGCGGAGATTAGGCGGTCGGTGGCCGGGGTGGGTGTGTAGGAGCACTTCGTTGTGGCGGAGGATTTCTTGGGATGGTGGCGGAGGTTCGTTGGCGGCGGGAAACTCCGGACGGTGGGCTTGAGGAGGCTGAGTGGGGTGTGAGCGAGGCGGAGGATTGGGAGGGATGCCATGTTTTGGTTTGGTTTAGGCTGTGAGGATTATGCTCattgattttcaattttcacATTGTTTGAGATCTTACTCTTGcccgaaataattatttaacttgtTATTTACTATTtacttaattttaaaaaaatgaagtatAAACTAAGTACAATATTtcttttatattataatatttttatgtttaatgtACTTGAggattttttgtattttctagtatgattcatttatttttttgttttttacattttttgtgGTTTTAAAATGGTCTGAATCGACTAATGAAGATTTGTTAATCGTTACAATTGAATTTCGAACTCAAAATCTCATCTAAAACATAAGATTTTATAGTCAAATGTGTAATAAATCATATGTGAATCAAAATGCTTTTAGACATAAAattagtttaaatttattttatatgtcaTAGATATGTTTCTTAGTAATTGATGAAAGAACATCAAGATATGGAGACAGGGGTAACTTTTTTTCCTCGTGAATTTATCtatatttacaaatatataataaagtcGAAAATTTGCACTAAAGAGAGTTTTgtaaatgatatataatataaaaataagaaaaagaaaacattttttttaaaaaaaatacgtaGTCATATCATGAATTGATGCAAACCATGAAGGACATATTCACAAACACTCTGAAAATTAGAGAaatctaataaaatatttattatatataataagatatattataaaatataaacaatgcATAAAATATAGACGATGCATGAAACAATGAGAAACCATATGCAAGCTACTAGTATTCTTTGGCTTTTCGCCTTAGTTCATTCAGCTCCTTTTCAACTTCAGGATCTTGAAACTTAAATGCAGAGCTTGTGCTCACCGCCTTTCTCCCTTCCGGAAGCTCTCCCTTCTGCTCAAACACAAATGACAAAAAAAGTTCAATCATTCAAATATTTCTGATCAAAATACAAAAGCGACGATGGTGTCTCGGAGGTGAAAAGAGAATGTGATACATCACGAAATCAAATCTACGTGGTTCGGTCACGGACCAACCCTTACAGACATGACAGAGTGCCTAGAAGACAGACTCTATTAatatcttttaatttatgatataaacatCGCCAATTTATGTAGCTGAAAATATGTGGGATCAATATGGTAAATCTTTCAGAATACATATGTGTCATCATCATATCTTGAAAAGTTTATTAGATTTCTGACAAATAATTTATCACCAGAAGGAAAAAGAAACCGGGGTGAGAATTTGAGATACCTTTGTGCTTCCAGATAATTGTTTCTTCAAGGCAGCAAGATCATCATCAACCGAAGAAGTCTCTAACATGGCAAACtgcaaaatgatgattttaATCGATGAAATCCAAATTCTGCTGATAAAAAGTTAAACACAGTTCAGAACCACATAGATATCACATTTCTGGTTTGTATATAGCCTATAATCAGCGTCACGCGACTGGCCAAACCAAGCACAACGAGTACAGGACTACAGGGGAACGCGTTATCGTTTAACATGGAATGTTAGAGTACGACAAATTCACTATGATGCTAAGAGAATGAAGAAATGTTAACTTTGAGAGTTGAGCTATAGATAAATACAGAAGACAGCTACCTTTCCTTCAAGTTCGTCACTGGTAAGCTGGTTAAGCGCTTCCGACTTAGATTCCAATATCAAAACTGTTGAGaggaaaaaaatattcttttcaGGTACTAaatctttcaatttttatttatctGTATCAGCATACCATTGAAAAGCTACGATGAAGGAATTATATGCAAATTATAATTCCAGTAAATAAGATTCAACTAGAATTGATCCAATAAAATCTCCTGCGTTTCAGAGAAAAATAGTCAGCTGGGGAAATCGATAAGAACACCTGTCTCAAACCAGCTGAAGGACAACTTAGGTTGCATTTGGATGGAATTATTTGCAATTGATAAAAAGATTTTTAGGATGGATCTCAGCAAACTCCATTTTGTAGGAATTTGAAATCCATTATGTTAGCTTACGAGGAAATTAAAAATGTAAAGAGAGGGATTTCATGAGTGCTAAAATAAGTGAGATGGATTTAAATCTAGGATTTGAAATCCTAGAAACATCTTCATAAACCCCATTGAAGGACGTGTTTGTGGTAAATTATTGCACTTCTGAACCAACCAGAATTCTTTGTTTTCAATGAGTGAGTCAATTTTAAGAACCTAGCTTTTAATCCAAGAACGAACATTTGGAAAGAATAATAGAAGCCTAAATCTCTTGGAACAAAAGTATGAAGGTCACTATACCTTTTTCCTCCATCCTTTCGAAAGCTGACAAAGCACTGCTTGTATTTACATTCCCCAACATCTCACTCACTTTTGTTGCAGTCCTACAGAGAAGGTAGCCAGCTACAGTCAATCAGTgtaaatcgaaaaaaaaaatgaacagGCAACAGCAACAAAGGGCAAGAACAAACTTGGCAGATTGAGCTCTTGCTTTAAGCGTATCTTTTTTAGACTTCGCTTCTTGTATTTTGCTTTCCAGTAGCTGGCAAACAAGAATTATATGTATCAAGACCTAAGCACGGGCACATTCATGGATGGAAAATAACATCTAATGTTTGGTTATCATGAATACAAGAAAACGGCTATACAAATTGTCACCAACTTAAATAAGGAACAACCATTTGTAAGATAAATATCCATTCAATCGACATCGTTGTAACACAATAATAGATATTGTCACCTACCCTTGTGTTGGAGACAAGGTTATCAACTACACTTTTCTGCTGATCTAGCTGAGCCTTCAATGCAGTTGCATTATCCTGCAAGATTGGTCACAACAAAGTGAGTCAAAAAAGAACTTACATATTATCGTTGCATAATATTAAGCTCTGATCCACTACAAAGACAATGTACATACTCGAACTAGAAAATAATGAAGAAATGTAACTTTCTGTGTTATGTTGTCAAACCTAACCCAGAGATCAGAGGGACTAAATGCTTAACGATATTGATCCTTCAAATGTATGATAATGGCATCTGCAGACGGACTAAGACCACAACtagaattttatttaaagtaACACATCAGACAGAAATTCAAGCTGACATGATCTGAAGATACAATCTCACTTCTCACTAAAAACATAGAGTAAGATGAGTTAGAtttaaaaagaagaagaaaaagaaaataataagCATGATATATACTATACGATtaccataaacatatataacaGATCCCCCACACATTATGTCCAACACTCAACTCCAGACGGACATTTAAaagtttatatttatataagctAAAATATCAGAACCCTCACCTCTACACCCACCCAACACATGCAATAaaccaaaatagaaaaacaggaGAACAAAAAAGGTCCTGTCTATTATCACACGGTCCGATTAGATGTCCCATCCAATCACACTATTAAAATTAAGACCAAGGGCGGCTAGGtttttaatcataaattttcatatttcaaTTTGAAAGTATATTCTCCCCAATAAAAGTTCACCTCAGTCATGGTCATGTTTAATCCACGGCACCAATGTTATCTTTAAGGCAATATATAGATTTGCTTAACGTTACTTTTTTACCATTCTTTTGAGGTTATTTATGTGTTAACACAATTTTTCTTATCAGGGATGCAATTGAAACATATTCATCAGCTGTGTAAACTAAAAAGTGCAAAAAAGCAACTAAGAACACAAAGCACTTGGTCACGACTAATATGGTCTAAGTTCTATTGATTCTCTATTTTCACTAGAGCTAGATTAAATCTTATATCCATGGTAAAAAACTTAGCAAGAGAAGAAAGCAAACCATCTAGAATTAGTTAATGGGATCTTGAAATATAGCATGTACCTTGAATTCATTGAATAATAGTTGGTTTGCTTGAATCGTGAACTAAAAAAATAACCAGCTTTCGCAAATGAACTTAGATTGATCCTAGCAGTTTAGATGGCAGACGGTTCAATAAACTTAGaatacaataacataaattGTTAAACATCTcaaaataagttgcttccagATTTTTAACAAACCAAGAAATTCTAAAACGTCAATTTTATGGAGAGATGGGTTGCCCTTACAGCATAAGATTTTCTCCGCTTAAGAGCTTCACGAGCAAGATCCTCATCACCCTTCCCAAGAGCAAGTTGCGCTCTGCGATACCTGTGTTCAGACCAACAATGAAGCAACTGCTTCAAGGAGATGCAAGAAGTAAAAATGAAAACTCCTTGACGTTTACCAATCTTCAGAAGCTTGTTGGGCAGCTTTATATTTGTTCTCCAACTGCTTTTGAGAAGCCAAAACCTACATTAAATACATGCACTGATAAGTTTGCGTTACTTGTTTCTCTTTCTTGTAAACTTTTAGATTCATTATGTAATCATAAAGAAATGCATGTCTAGAAATAATCAAAACAAAGAGGATAACCTATCCGGTCAGGACAAGGGGGCATCCTGGGGAGAGACTAAAATTACGTCCAAGAATTTTTGGTTGATAACCTTAGTTCCGTAATAACAAAACAAATGAAAGCTGGATCCTCGAGCAAAAGAATGTGTATTTATTTGATATTCTCCAACTCAAAAAAGTTACAAATGCTTTGACCCAAACACAAAAAAATGTCAGTAGACATggatgtatttttttattttttttattttatttttgcaattgATGACCTAAGGATATATAGTGAGACTCAACATCAAAGAGCGGTTGATACTTTCTCAAAATCCTAGGTCTATTGTTAGATAAACAGCATTCCTAATTTCAAAATTAGAGAATTTTTGATAATCTAATGCAATGCTTTTGTTTAAACATAGAGGAATAGTATTAGAGATAGAGAAAGTGGAAATATTCTACACTGTCACACGGTCATGACTTTGAATCCAGATTAAATCAACAACTGAATTCTATAATTCTTCCTCTCCTTCAAATGTTCAGATTAAATCAGTAAATCTCCTGATCTTAGGATTCCAATTGTTCATAAAAAAGGTATTAGACCCTATGCCAAACATCCTGTTGAgagcaataattgtccttgctggGTAGAGCAATCGAAACATAGTGCTTGAGTTGCTatacggtttaaaatatttgagttgcaccattaccactaacTATAGCTTTCGGTAAAGTGACAAGCGCTCaatcctacaattggtatcagaccCAAAGTCCAGGTTTGATTTTCATTGATTGCAAAGAATGCAATTATTGGAAAAAAGATTGTTAGGTGCATTATTGTCCTTGATGGGTGGAGCAACTGAAacatggtgcttgagctgttatatggtttaaaagatttgagttgcaccattaccaatAGTTATAGCTTTTGTTAAAGCAACAAGCATTCGGTCCTACAAATCCCATGTCTAAATCTATCCCCTAATGAAAAGGTATCTTTCCTCACAACCGTCTGATGAAGAATTTCCTCATAATGTATAGGAAGCTCTTAAAATTCCAAAATGAAAGGAAGCAGCTCTCGAAAGATGAGAGCTCTTGGGAATAACAACACTTGGAGTGCATTGATGCTGCTAACCAGAAACAATGTAGGTTGTAAATGGATTCACCATAAAATCCAAAGATTGGTGGATCATTGTAAAGATACAAGGAGAGACTTGTGGTCAGAGATTTAATTCAAAACTATGGTGTTGATTACTTCAATTCGAAAACTAAATACAATGATACTAGAAGATACCAATGATTAGCATGTTGTATGTAAACTAATCTACTTATCTCATACACGTCCTGATTGTTGTTTGTTGATCGTGGTAACTCAATTTATACGTGTTTCTAataagcatatttccctcagtgtgtgagaacaccttttgcgtagttttcagagatcagttctctcacacacacacacacacacaccaccaccaccactcaaatacagtcttgcacaaagacaataaacttgtgtatgtagtctttgacacacagacgttaaacaagtgttcactggaaggtgatgccttcagtctagactaggagttcagttaggcaatgAGTAAGTCTTAAGCTGGATaggttattacacttgttgtaattaatcaaaatcttctagtggatcctacccgaggtggtagaaggggtgacgtaagaacagttgaaatctctgaacatccataaacatatcttgtgttatttctgtttaactgcttgtttttgttcttaactgatttgatcagtagAACTGAATTGATATAAGCCAGAACTGATCCCATGTAATTTCAATTATCCAGTAGCACAAGAAATAAAATCGATtagttttcttaacgaatgattattttgagtgtttccgcttggtttgtaaccaaactcgatctaattcatcggtgctTATATTCTTAGAACtcgagctattgcagcttttggagaatattgtgtttgaagcacctcaggtacccagcacacgatccttcaaCAACAAACAGCAATAAATGTCACTCATAATCTAGTCCAACATGATTAAACAAAACACAGAGAGAGTAACATTTACTTTATAAAGGAGAAAATTGAAACTAGAACAGCATGCTTGCCATTCGTACTAACAGCACAACAAACAGCCGATATTTTGAGCAAAAGGGCTTGCAATACCTGAATTCAAACATTTAATTAGCAAGTTGGGCATTAGCAATATCTAAGAACCAACTTAAGGGGGTGTGTCAGAAAGTTATGGATTAGAAAAACATTTCTCAGTAATAAATTCCTAACTTTCAGTAATAagaataaattacaaaatactttattttgttttttcattACCAGTTTTGTTCCTATTTTATAGGGACAGAATAGTTATTCCTCACCTATAAATATGTTATGTCTTGTAGATGAATGTATCAACAAAAAATGATAAGTTAACTTCTTTACCCAAAATAGTTCAATATTTACGCTTAATGATTGACTTGCAGTAATATGTCTAAATTTCAGCTttgtataaaaatttaatatttagcaAAATCTCCAACACATTGTAGAAAAAGAAAGAGAACTAAAGGGTAATGTTCAGAAGCTATCAAAACGAATTACTTCTCCTTTGGGGAAAAACATTGAAAAATCAAACTGTAATTTTGAACTGCGACATACCTGTGCTGTAGCTTGACGCATCTTGATCAAATCATCATTCATTTCAAGTACAGTTTGATCCAATATTTTCTCCGGGTCCTCGAAGGTGCTTATGACAGCATTTGCGTATGACTATGATTAAAATAGACAAAATACAGTCAATAACATAATAGAAACATAAACGCAAAGGTTAAGTACTGATTAGATTCACAGGAATGCCAAACAACCTTGACAACTCTAGTAAACCGATCAAAAAGGTTCATTTGAGTACCAAGAGCACCCACTCTACAACTCCTACATCTAGATCTACTAGAACAACGTAGACGTATTCCAGAATATTTTGGAGTACCCACTgcacaaaagaaaagaaaaaaagaattaGCTCCATGATAGTTTAAAATTATATGTGTAACACGGCACCTTAAAACACAATTAGAGatcaaatacaaacataatCATTGAAGCAATAGAGAATACTTATCATAATAACGTAAATTATACCTGCATAACAAAAGGAAGTTGTGCATAAGAACAACTCATAAAccccaacacacacacacacacacacacacacaaaaacaacTCATCATGCCCCCGAGGTGGGAAAATAAAATGTGTCATATAGGTCTTGAAAACCAAGAAATAGAAGATGATCCAAAATCAGAGGGCCAGTAGAGGTTGTACATTCATGCAAAATTTTGGGATAAATATAAAGATTAAATACAGCAGATCATACACAGAAAATCTTCATGACCTCGATCTATGACAATGAAAAACACCAGTGGAGTCAAGCACAGTCCAATTGTTACATAAAAGAAATCATCCTAAATTATATATCAAAGTTGTCAATGAACTTTCAACAGCAAGTAGATCAGCCGATAACATTTTACTAGCTAAGCCAGGGCATCTGATTATCACcaatattattcaaaattttcaaataatgtgaAGATGGTAACAGCTTTCATCGATAATAAAATCTTATAACAGCATATGATGAGCATGTAGTTTGATATATTAGGGATGCGTTTGGACGGGATGATTGAAATTTACATAATAATTTGATAGATGGATGAGAATTTGAGATATATAAAGGCTTAaaaaatggcagcggaagaatttaatattcgatgaattattttctattattttaaaaaaaatcattgaattataatttttcttttggaaAAATCATTGAATTATAATTAGCATCAAACATAATGAATTTTGATCACGAATCTTAATTCTTCGATTTCAAATCTATCAATGCAAACAGACTCTAAAGGAACAAGAAAACACGACTTCTATTGTTATAAACCACAACACTCGTTCCATTTTGACTCCCAAGAGTTTCTGTAATACAGGATGAGAAAATTTATGATCTAGTTGGGAGAATGTGTGCGCGCCAGTAACTCAAACTGCAAATCATAGATTTGAAACTTCATTATAGCAGGGTGTGATTTGGCCCAATCCAACTAGGCAACTAGGGGATATTGCACATGCATAGATTTGAAACTTCATTACAGTAGGGGGTGATTTGGCCAATCCAACTAGGCAACTAGGGGATGAATATTGAATGAGTGCTGCTATGGATATTTCAAATTTCGCATAACATAGACCTTAGAAACTCAAACCAGAGTTAGACTGTAGCCTGCACATTTCTTTTGAACTTAATCCACATCCACTGTGGATACAGTCGAAAATCATAAACTAAAGA
Protein-coding sequences here:
- the LOC142536904 gene encoding protein TIC 20-II, chloroplastic, which encodes MASLPILRLAHTPLSLLKPTVRSFPPPTNLRHHPKKSSATTKCSYTPTPATDRLISAASYFLPFFNGLQYGRFLFSKYPFLAVPMEPLIPLLSLYHSVPYASFVTFFGLYLGVVRNPNLSRYARFNALQALVLDVMLAVPVLLQRIFSPGRSGIALKVTAWAHSGLFVFVTCCFLYGLVSSIIGKTPYLPFVAEAAGRQLD
- the LOC142536910 gene encoding membrane-associated protein VIPP1, chloroplastic-like yields the protein MAGRAPITGINMAPSTDTTSSNRGVITVKLQSFSFRHAFFGHGVGTPKYSGIRLRCSSRSRCRSCRVGALGTQMNLFDRFTRVVKSYANAVISTFEDPEKILDQTVLEMNDDLIKMRQATAQVLASQKQLENKYKAAQQASEDWYRRAQLALGKGDEDLAREALKRRKSYADNATALKAQLDQQKSVVDNLVSNTRLLESKIQEAKSKKDTLKARAQSAKTATKVSEMLGNVNTSSALSAFERMEEKVLILESKSEALNQLTSDELEGKFAMLETSSVDDDLAALKKQLSGSTKKGELPEGRKAVSTSSAFKFQDPEVEKELNELRRKAKEY